AGGCCCCAGTCGGATCCGCTGACGCTTGGGACGGCGGGCAAGGAGAAGGGGAGGAGCAGCAGCGCCGAGATGCCGACCGACATGGCCAGTCCCTCCAATCCGGAGGACGTCCTGCCCACGCGCTGCGCGAAGAGAGTGTAGCAGGCAAGGGCCAGCGCGGAGAGCAGCCCGAAGGCGATTCCTGCCCACGCGACTGTCCCGCCGGGCTCCGTGACCAGGACCACGCCCACCAGACCGACGGCAGGCAGAAGCGCTTCGCGCCAAGCGCGCGCCGAGGCGACCGCCACGACGAACGGTCCGAGGAACAGCAGTGTCGCCGCCACGCCGAGTGGGAGGTGGCCCACCGCGCCGTAGTAGGCCACGTTCATGACGGCCATCGAAGCGCCGTAGACGACCATGCCGGCCCAGTCCTGCCGCGTGTGGCCACGGACCCTCGGACGCACCAGCACCATCAGGACGAGAGCAGCGCAGAGCTGCCGCAGCCCGGCGACGGCGGGAGCGCCCAGCCGATCGAAGAGTGTCGAGGCGAGTGCTGCCGAGGCTTGCACGCTCAGGCAACTGACGAGGACCAGGCCCGCACCCAGGAACGCTCGGGTGCGGGCAGGTCCCTCGCCAATCAGGTCGTTCATGTGCGCACCTCCGGTCTGAGGCGGAAGGGACCCGACCCTCCCGGTATCACTGAAACGACCGTTTCACTGTAACGCTCGTTATGCTGGGGTGCATGGACCAGGACACCGCCGCGGCCATGGCCAGACCGTCCGCCAGGGACCGCTTGCTGGACGCAGCCGACGAGCTCTTCTCCCGGGACGGCATCGCCCGCACCAGCGTCGACCAGGTGCTGCACCACGCCCACGTCGCCCCCGCCACGCTCTACGCGCACTTCGGGGGAAAGGACGGCCTGATCGCAGCCGCGCTGCAACGGCGTCTGGACCGCTGGGAACAGGTATGGCAGGAAGCCGCGGACGCCGCGCCCACACCCGCCGAGAAGCTCCTGGCCCTGTTCGACGCCGTCGCCGCCTACCGAAACCTGTACACCCCGGGCCGCGGGTGCGCCTTCCTCGCGACCAGCACGGAACTGCCCGACCTCGACCACCCCGCCCGCGCCGTGATCGAGGCGGAGTCCACGCTCCTCCTCACACGGCTGAACCAGCTGGCGGACACCGTCACCACCGAGGACCCCGCCGCCCTGGCGGGCAACGTACTGCTCGCATACGACGGAGCCATGGCCGGCCTCCAACGAGGACGGACGCCGGACCCCCTCGGCCACGGCAAGACGCTGGCGAGATGCCTGATCCAGAACGCGATCCAGACCGAGCATTAAGACCGTGCCCTACATGCCGAGTTGGCGGTTGGGCTGGTCATGGGAAATGGACGGTGGGGATGGATCGTTCCGGACGGACTGTGGGAGATAGCACGGCCGTTGCTGCCGCCGGCCCGAGTCCGTCCGCAGGGCGGTGGAGTCGCGAACATCGATGACGAGGCAGTCTTCGCGGCGATCATCTATGTGCTGGTCAGCGGGTGTGCTTGGCGGGCCTTACCGCCGTGCTTCGGCGCTTCGAAGTCGACCGTGCACCGCCGGTTCGTCATCTGGTCGAGAGCCGGGGTGTGGGGCCGACTGCACCAGAAGATCCTCCAGCTCCTGGACGAACAGAACTTGGTCGACCTGTCCCGGGCAGTCCTGGACTCCGCGCACGTCCGGGCTAAAAAGGGGGCGAACTTACAGGTCCGAGCCCCGTGGACCGGGGTAAGCCGGGTTCCAAGATGCACGTCCTGTCCGACGCGGACGGACTGCCCCTACGCGTCGGGCTCTCCGCGGCCAACACCCACGACAGCCAGGCACTGAAGCCGATGGTGTCCCATTTCCACATGGGACACGAATCCCACGCGAGCGAATCGAAGCCCCGCCGCCTCCACGCCGACAAGGCGTACGACATCCCTCACCTGAGGCGATGGCTCTGGGGCAAGCACATCGGAGTCCGTATCGCCCGCAAAGGTATCGACTCCAGCGAGCGGCTCGGCCGACGCAGATGGGTGATCGAACGGACGATGTCGTGGCTGACTGGTTACCGCCGACTCAACCACCGCTACGAGCGGAAACCAGGCAACTACCTGGCCTTCCTCGGCCTCGCCGCCGCACTCTGCTGCTACAAACGATTCCTCAAACTGACCATGTAGGACACGGTCTTAACGTCGTCGCATTCGGAGGCTCGGCTCCAACCGGCCTGATGTCCACGCCCGGATGGGGCGGGCTCTCCTGGCAGTCGACACCTTGCCATGCCCCGTGCGGGGATGGGCGCTGGGAGACCTGGCCTCTCGTCACCCACCACCGCTCCAAGCCAGGGGTCGCTGTTGGAGATCTGAGGTAGGGGAGATCTGGAACTCCGGCAGTGGGAGGGTGGAAGGGGCCTCTGAGTACGGTGCTGTGATGGAGCTCCCATGCCGGGAGTCGCATTCACTCCCCCTGGATCGATCCGCTCTCAAATTCAGCGAGCACCTTCAGGGAAGCGGCCAGCGCGGGCTCGGCTAGCGTTCTCAAGCCCCTTCTCTCCTGTGGGGTTGCTTCTGGGTGTGAAGCTTCGATCAGCAGAACAAGGCTGAGCTGGCATTGGTACACGGCGTAACGCGTGCGGCCGAAGAGGTCGAAGTTCCGTGAGCCATTCTCCGCTTGATAACCCAC
The nucleotide sequence above comes from Streptomyces sp. NBC_01116. Encoded proteins:
- a CDS encoding TetR/AcrR family transcriptional regulator; amino-acid sequence: MDQDTAAAMARPSARDRLLDAADELFSRDGIARTSVDQVLHHAHVAPATLYAHFGGKDGLIAAALQRRLDRWEQVWQEAADAAPTPAEKLLALFDAVAAYRNLYTPGRGCAFLATSTELPDLDHPARAVIEAESTLLLTRLNQLADTVTTEDPAALAGNVLLAYDGAMAGLQRGRTPDPLGHGKTLARCLIQNAIQTEH
- a CDS encoding DMT family transporter: MNDLIGEGPARTRAFLGAGLVLVSCLSVQASAALASTLFDRLGAPAVAGLRQLCAALVLMVLVRPRVRGHTRQDWAGMVVYGASMAVMNVAYYGAVGHLPLGVAATLLFLGPFVVAVASARAWREALLPAVGLVGVVLVTEPGGTVAWAGIAFGLLSALALACYTLFAQRVGRTSSGLEGLAMSVGISALLLLPFSLPAVPSVSGSDWGLVAVSGVVGVALAFTLDFRAVKMAGARVVATLFSLDPVMGALIGTLALAESLSAPVLVGMGLIVSAGAMATWRAERLPVSPMPSSTDHP
- a CDS encoding IS5 family transposase (programmed frameshift); its protein translation is MGNGRWGWIVPDGLWEIARPLLPPARVRPQGGGVANIDDEAVFAAIIYVLVSGCAWRALPPCFGASKSTVHRRFVIWSRAGVWGRLHQKILQLLDEQNLVDLSRAVLDSAHVRAKKGGELTGPSPVDRGKPGSKMHVLSDADGLPLRVGLSAANTHDSQALKPMVSHFHMGHESHASESKPRRLHADKAYDIPHLRRWLWGKHIGVRIARKGIDSSERLGRRRWVIERTMSWLTGYRRLNHRYERKPGNYLAFLGLAAALCCYKRFLKLTM